The following are encoded together in the Acidimicrobiales bacterium genome:
- a CDS encoding VWA domain-containing protein, with translation MPAIPADAVPAGEQVNGPPGEQVNGPPTASSTRPTVAFVVDTSGSMSGSRLTQAKAALRTGIDALAGDQAAGLRSFAGACSSRGAVRTPIGTGNREAMRTASDALFASGTTPTPGALLGAADELRDVTGPKIVLLISDGASTCGDPCPTAASIKDDLGADFAAVTVGFRAPDSAADELRCIAEVTGGEYFPADDEAGLAEAIGAAVGSSSAAYVAVGDSTTTGFSVPTCSEDREISPYGCVGDDPPAQPYPERVAEADDRFDDLNRVGIWGYTIADAVAAHEAGENVEGPWTPQLTAAASATELVTVSLGANDMEFSDVETWLARCVSIHQKEFLGVTYDVDINVNNESCEAAAAARVDELDDEFDALFDALSDAADGGVEIVVTKYFNPFNDTKNVRFAPDRSCALLHGIGDHVVGALNDELDRRSRQAGFTVVDLYPAFEGHGAGSSDSYVFGSDCETLGAATSIDVDFDFGWPPVSFDGDDTVAEIQVRFDPHPNDRGTEAQADAILEAL, from the coding sequence ATGCCGGCGATCCCAGCTGACGCAGTACCGGCCGGTGAGCAGGTGAACGGACCGCCCGGTGAGCAGGTGAACGGACCGCCCACGGCATCGTCTACCCGGCCAACCGTAGCGTTTGTTGTTGACACGTCCGGGTCGATGTCGGGGTCGAGGCTCACCCAAGCGAAAGCCGCGCTACGGACCGGTATCGACGCTCTCGCGGGTGACCAGGCCGCAGGCCTGCGGTCCTTCGCTGGGGCATGCTCGTCGCGGGGCGCGGTCCGGACGCCGATCGGGACAGGTAATCGCGAGGCGATGCGGACCGCCTCCGACGCGCTGTTCGCGTCCGGAACGACGCCGACGCCTGGCGCTCTGCTCGGCGCGGCCGACGAGTTGCGCGACGTCACCGGCCCCAAGATCGTGTTGCTCATCTCAGACGGGGCGTCCACCTGCGGTGACCCATGTCCAACGGCTGCATCCATCAAGGACGACCTCGGCGCTGACTTCGCTGCGGTTACTGTCGGATTTCGAGCCCCGGACTCGGCCGCCGACGAGCTTCGTTGTATCGCAGAAGTCACAGGTGGGGAGTACTTCCCTGCCGACGACGAAGCCGGCCTCGCCGAGGCGATCGGTGCCGCAGTCGGTAGTTCCTCGGCCGCCTACGTCGCCGTAGGCGATTCCACTACCACTGGGTTCTCCGTCCCCACATGTTCGGAGGACCGGGAGATCTCGCCGTACGGCTGCGTAGGTGACGACCCGCCGGCCCAGCCGTACCCCGAACGTGTCGCCGAAGCGGATGACCGCTTCGACGACCTGAACCGGGTCGGCATCTGGGGTTACACGATCGCTGACGCAGTCGCCGCCCACGAGGCCGGCGAGAACGTGGAGGGTCCGTGGACACCACAGCTCACCGCAGCAGCGTCAGCGACGGAACTCGTCACTGTGTCCCTCGGCGCGAACGACATGGAGTTCAGTGACGTTGAGACCTGGTTGGCGCGGTGCGTGAGCATCCACCAGAAGGAATTCCTCGGCGTAACCTACGACGTCGATATCAACGTGAACAACGAGTCGTGCGAGGCCGCCGCCGCCGCCCGCGTCGACGAGCTCGACGACGAGTTCGATGCCTTGTTCGATGCATTGTCTGACGCAGCGGATGGCGGCGTGGAGATCGTCGTCACGAAGTACTTCAATCCGTTCAACGACACAAAGAACGTGCGTTTCGCGCCGGACCGGTCCTGTGCGCTGTTGCACGGCATCGGCGACCACGTCGTCGGTGCCCTGAACGACGAGCTCGACCGCCGGTCGCGTCAGGCTGGGTTCACCGTCGTCGACCTGTACCCGGCCTTCGAGGGCCACGGGGCAGGGTCGTCAGATTCGTATGTGTTCGGCTCGGACTGCGAGACCCTCGGTGCGGCGACAAGTATCGATGTCGACTTTGACTTCGGCTGGCCGCCGGTGAGCTTCGACGGTGATGACACCGTCGCCGAGATCCAAGTGCGGTTCGACCCTCACCCGAATGATAGGGGCACTGAGGCACAGGCAGACGCGATCCTGGAGGCGTTGTGA